Proteins encoded together in one Benincasa hispida cultivar B227 chromosome 1, ASM972705v1, whole genome shotgun sequence window:
- the LOC120067548 gene encoding alkaline/neutral invertase A, mitochondrial: MHTCSSLGISTMKPCRILTGFKSSSMFGTIASPKPKYKRISRLSKLEPNGCKIIGSVQVLDNLNRRCFSFSNGYRLYKGSSGRNRCLIANVASDFRNQSTSAEPHVKQKNFDTIYIQGGFKVKPLLIGSIETGHDIVKEDEGLGSLKGSNYSRVEREVSMIEKEAWSLLRDSVVYYCGHPVGTVAANDPADTQPLNYDQVFVRDFVPSALAFLLNGEEEIVKNFLLHTLQLQSWEKTVDCYSPGQGLMPASFKVRSQPLDGSDGAFEEVLDPDFGESAIGRVAPVDSGLWWIILLRAYGKITGDYTLQERVDVQTGIRLILNLCLTNGFDMFPTLLVSDGSCMIDRRMGIHGHPLEIQALFYSALRCSREMLIVNESTKNLVVALNNRLSALSFHIREYYWVDKNKINEIYRYKTEEYSTDAVNKFNIYPEQIPSWLVDWIPEEGGYLIGNLQPAHMDFRFFTLGNLWSVVSSLGTPKQNEGILNLIEAKWDDLVANMPLKICFPAMEYEEWRIVTGSDPKNTPWSYHNGGSWPTLLWQFTLACMKMGRPELARNAIAVAEKKLAVDRWPEYYDMRSARLVGKQSRLFQTWTIAGFLTSKLLLENPEKASLLFWEEDYEILQNCVCALGKANRNKCSRHRHRQHPKPNNLNH; the protein is encoded by the exons ATGCATACTTGTAGTTCTCTGGGAATTTCTACCATGAAACCTTGTAGGATTCTTACTGGTTTCAAATCCTCTTCGATGTTTGGAACAATCGCATCGCCCAAGCCAAAGTATAAGAGGATCAGTAGATTGTCGAAATTAGAGCCGAATGGATGTAAAATTATAGGGTCTGTACAGGTTCTTGATAATTTGAATAGGAGATGTTTTAGTTTTTCTAATGGTTATCGGTTATATAAAGGTAGCAGTGGTAGAAATAGGTGTTTGATTGCAAATGTAGCTTCGGATTTTAGAAATCAGTCGACATCGGCAGAGCCTCATGTCAAACAGAAGAACTTTGACACAATCTATATTCAAGGAGGGTTTAAGGTTAAGCCATTGTTGATAGGGAGTATTGAGACGGGTCATGATATTGTTAAAGAAGATGAGGGATTGGGTAGTTTGAAGGGTTCTAATTACTCTAGAGTTGAGAGAGAGGTGTCCATGATTGAAAAGGAGGCATGGAGCTTGCTTCGAGACTCTGTTGTCTACTATTGTGGACATCCTGTTGGAACTGTTGCTGCTAATGATCCAGCTGATACTCAGCCACTGAATTACGACCAGGTCTTTGTTCGCGATTTTGTACCTTCGGCCTTGGCCTTCTTGTTAAATGGAGAAGAGGAGATTGTCAAGAATTTTCTCCTTCACACCTTGCAATTACAG AGTTGGGAGAAAACTGTCGACTGTTATAGCCCTGGGCAAGGATTGATGCCAGCAAGTTTCAAAGTTAGAAGCCAGCCTCTTGATGGAAGCGATGGAGCTTTCGAGGAAGTTCTTGATCCTGATTTTGGTGAATCTGCCATTGGTCGTGTTGCACCAGTTGATTCTg GGTTGTGGTGGATTATTTTGTTAAGAGCTTATGGAAAGATCACGGGAGATTACACATTGCAGGAACGGGTCGATGTACAGACAGGCATAAGACTGATCCTTAATCTCTGCTTGACGAATGGGTTTGACATGTTTCCTACTCTGTTAGTCAGTGATGGTTCCTGCATGATTGATAGACGAATGGGCATCCATGGACACCCTCTTGAAATTCAA GCATTGTTCTATTCGGCCTTACGCTGCTCCAGAGAGATGCTGATTGTCAACGAATCAACTAAGAATTTGGTGGTTGCCCTCAACAATAGACTCAGTGCACTCTCCTTCCATATTCGGGAATATTACTGGGTTGATAAGAACAAAATCAACGAAATTTATCGTTACAAAACAGAGGAATATTCTACTGATGCTGTGAACAAGTTCAATATATATCCTGAACAAATTCCTAGTTGGCTGGTGGACTGGATTCCTGAGGAGGGTGGCTACCTTATTGGCAATCTACAGCCTGCTCACATGGACTTTAGGTTTTTTACGCTCGGGAATCTTTGGTCCGTTGTGTCGTCACTCGGGACTCCAAAACAGAACGAGGGCATTCTGAACTTGATTGAAGCCAAATGGGATGATCTTGTGGCTAACATGCCTCTCAAGATATGCTTCCCAGCTATGGAGTATGAGGAATGGCGCATAGTAACTGGCAGCGACCCTAAGAACAC TCCTTGGTCATATCATAATGGAGGATCTTGGCCAACACTCTTGTGGCAG TTTACACTAGCCTGCATGAAGATGGGGAGGCCAGAGCTAGCAAGGAATGCCATTGCAGTGGCTGAAAAGAAGCTTGCAGTCGATCGTTGGCCCGAGTACTACGATATGCGCAGTGCAAGATTAGTAGGGAAGCAATCACGACTCTTCCAAACGTGGACGATCGCTGGTTTCTTAACATCGAAGTTGCTTTTGGAGAACCCAGAGAAGGCGTCTTTGTTGTTCTGGGAGGAGGATTATGAGATTCTTCAGAACTGCGTTTGTGCACTCGGCAAAGCCAATAGAAACAAGTGCTCTCGCCATCGCCATCGCCAGCATCCGAAACCAAATAATCTCAACCATTAA
- the LOC120088641 gene encoding MYB-like transcription factor EOBI, which produces MDGNKERRFDSGTLHGGDDDGDLRRGPWTVEEDITLINYIANHGDGRWNSLARCAGLKRTGKSCRLRWLNYLRPDVRRGNITLEEQLLILELHSRWGNRWSKIAQQLPGRTDNEIKNYWRTRVQKHAKQLKCDVNSKQFKDTMRYLWMPRLVERIQAAAVSSAAVDGNRSYESVTPTPPAVMMNGGSDFVSTPQVTPSYTSENSSSGGGGGSSVSELTDCYNNFSCFPVGYGQEAAEQPPLQSPAPGFFNEETLDFQGMEQSTCQWMAADGGVDTSESLWNAAGAGADYFWFLQQQLN; this is translated from the exons ATGGACGGAAATAAAGAGAGAAGGTTCGATTCAGGTACCTTACACGGCGGTGATGACGACGGCGACCTGAGACGAGGACCATGGACGGTGGAAGAGGACATAACTCTCATCAATTACATCGCTAATCACGGCGACGGCCGATGGAATTCCCTTGCTCGTTGTGCCG GTCTCAAACGTACCGGAAAAAGCTGCCGGTTGCGGTGGCTGAACTATCTCCGGCCGGATGTCCGGCGAGGAAATATTACGCTTGAAGAACAACTATTGATTCTTGAACTTCATTCCCGTTGGGGAAATCG atGGTCGAAAATTGCGCAACAATTACCGGGAAGAACGGATAACGAAATAAAGAATTATTGGAGGACTCGAGTTCAGAAGCACGCAAAACAGCTGAAATGTGACGTTAACAGTAAACAATTCAAAGATACCATGCGATATCTCTGGATGCCGCGTCTCGTCGAACGGATTCAGGCCGCCGCCGTGTCCTCCGCCGCCGTAGACGGGAATAGATCGTACGAATCGGTGACTCCGACGCCGCCAGCGGTGATGATGAACGGTGGGAGCGATTTCGTCAGTACTCCACAAGTCACTCCAAGTTACACGTCGGAGAATTCTAGCTCCGGCGGCGGCGGCGGTTCCTCCGTGTCGGAATTGACGGATTGCTACAATAATTTCAGTTGTTTTCCGGTGGGTTACGGTCAGGAGGCGGCGGAGCAGCCGCCGTTGCAGAGTCCGGCGCCTGGATTCTTTAACGAGGAGACATTGGATTTTCAGGGGATGGAGCAGAGTACTTGCCAGTGGATGGCGGCGGACGGCGGTGTTGACACGTCGGAGAGTTTATGGAATGCTGCCGGCGCCGGAGCCGATTACTTCTGGTTCTTGCAGCAGCAattgaattaa